The proteins below are encoded in one region of Borrelia duttonii Ly:
- a CDS encoding rod shape-determining protein, giving the protein MNFFKSFLIDIGIDLGTCNTLVYIKDYGVVMSEPSVVAIDVNKNNRVVAVGRNAKKMLWKTPENIKAVRPLRDGVIADIENTEKMIRYFIGQIFSRKKLFFKPRMVIGVPTCITEVERRAVKESAMNAGAREVKVIEESLAAAIGSDIPIFEPTGHMVCDIGGGTTEISVISLGGMVVSRAIRTGGDEFDESIIKYMRNAHNIIIGQQTAEKLKIKIGNVYPDTHNLKIETIDIKGTDAVTGLPRKQIIDSMEVRESLQEPISTVVDEVKRTLGATPPELATDIVERGIILTGGGALLKGLSRLLSKETGVPVYVADNPLLSVAVGAGLFYDYANRIDISKNIYSFINE; this is encoded by the coding sequence TTGAATTTTTTTAAATCTTTTTTGATAGATATTGGTATTGATCTTGGTACATGCAATACTTTGGTTTACATTAAGGATTATGGTGTAGTTATGAGTGAACCTTCGGTAGTTGCTATTGATGTTAATAAGAATAATAGGGTGGTAGCTGTTGGTCGTAATGCAAAGAAGATGCTTTGGAAAACACCAGAGAATATTAAGGCAGTAAGACCACTTCGTGATGGTGTTATTGCTGATATTGAGAATACAGAAAAAATGATTCGGTATTTTATAGGTCAGATTTTTTCTCGAAAAAAATTATTTTTTAAACCAAGAATGGTAATAGGAGTTCCAACTTGTATTACTGAAGTTGAGAGAAGAGCTGTAAAAGAGAGTGCAATGAATGCTGGTGCTCGTGAGGTTAAAGTTATTGAAGAATCTCTTGCAGCTGCTATTGGATCTGATATTCCTATTTTTGAGCCAACAGGTCATATGGTGTGCGATATTGGAGGAGGAACTACCGAAATATCAGTTATTTCTCTTGGTGGTATGGTTGTAAGTAGAGCTATTAGAACAGGTGGTGATGAATTTGATGAGAGTATCATTAAATATATGAGGAATGCTCATAATATTATTATTGGACAACAAACAGCTGAAAAATTAAAAATTAAAATAGGTAATGTTTATCCAGATACTCATAATTTGAAAATAGAGACAATAGATATTAAAGGAACAGATGCTGTTACGGGTCTTCCTAGAAAGCAAATTATTGATTCTATGGAAGTAAGAGAGTCTTTGCAAGAACCTATTAGTACCGTTGTTGATGAGGTTAAGAGAACTCTTGGGGCAACTCCTCCGGAGCTTGCAACTGATATTGTTGAGCGTGGCATTATATTAACAGGAGGTGGGGCTCTTCTTAAAGGACTTAGTAGGCTTTTATCAAAGGAAACAGGAGTTCCAGTTTATGTTGCGGATAATCCTCTTTTATCTG